In Zingiber officinale cultivar Zhangliang chromosome 1A, Zo_v1.1, whole genome shotgun sequence, the DNA window gctaacttaattataaacaaatagctaaactaatttctaatccactaaccagttagggttagtttcattaaccccaactacactgttatacaacttctaaacctaaattaaaaattattgctaacacaactagcaataatctaacacaaagatcaaaaccataaaccttacctcaattcaaccgCACTGGTTTATGCCCAAAGCTGTGAATCGCCCACGCACAAAGATGACCGGAGTTGTATTCACCGACCGAGCCTTAATTATCAACAATTTAATAATGATAACAGAAATTAGGTCTTCTCTAATCGAAATAAGATGTGAATATCACCAATTAAAATACCCAATTACATAACACAAAATTCCTTACCAAGAATCCAACTTACCCCTTGTCTCCACTCTGCCGGCGGCATGGCAACACTGAAGAAAAAGAGTGGCTCCGGCAGTGCTGAACTAGGGCACAGTGTTGGCGCAAGGGAGATCGGAGAGGGGCGGCAAACCTGAGATCTCCACAATGAGAGGCgacggcagaggagaggaagctTCTGTGTGCATCGGCATCGCGACAAGGAAACTGGGGCACAGTGCGACGACGGCCAGTGCTGGGAAATATGTGCCGACAGTGGCgtcgggctggctagggcacaccGTGGCCGGCACTAGGGCTGAAGGGAGAGCGTCGGCGGTGGCAAAATCGCCGTCACTGAGTCACGGGTCTCGGACAGCACTAGCAAAGATCGCCGCATAGCGCTCACCGGCGTCGGCAAGGTAGGCTAGGGCACAAGCACAGAGTAGGGAACCGGCGATGGAGTGAGCATCGCCGACGCTTGGGGAAAAGGAGGAGCGGCactcggcggttagggcaaggggagAGGGCGTCAGACGGTTCGGCGCGAGGAGTAGAAGGGAAATCACGCGAGGGGCTCGGGAATGCGGGGAAGGAAGCACAGTGACGAgaggaaataaataagaaaagaaagaataaaaataaaacttttcctctttaaagcggggtagcctaaacaggtgtTTCCGGGCCctatttttttatccccgttaacccgtccatacgagctccgaaaaatttccgaaaaattttcaaaaattccgaaaaattcccttattaatattcgcctatttttcggtattttacattgtgttctttagaagttaaattaggaatcacagacggaacttaacatcattgattccaaatttaacttatttgttcttaatggtttagatttggatcgcaagcggaacttaacactattgatccaaatccaccaatgttatttattccattaaatattaatttccaaaattgacttccaggactgcatggcgaggcacatggccttcttggatatgggagcaaccaccaccgcctagacaaagccttttaaggaaagctaatatttaatttccttaaataactctaggtttaaccaaaaagaacaatcgaatcataaattcgaaaaataaaacaatagaaacacaaattcaaaaaaatctggaaactctagaatcatatgcctcttgtgtttggtatttctaaaaataactatacaaagaaaaactagtatgatgcagaagacaattactagttatacctttctttgtaagcaaataacctcttgatcttctaccgtattcctcttcttatcccggacgttgtgtgggcaacgatctaccgagatgagaatccacctaagccaccttcttctctaagcaagattcggccaccataattctccaagagaagtagaggtccggccagcaccaccaagctctaagggatgcaagaaacaaaacctcctttctctccttcttctcttagctagaaccgaccacactcaagagctccaagaggggataaaaccgaccactaaagaagaagagaagaggagagggagaacctctagggtcggccacaccaaggagaaaaaagaaagaaagaaaagaatagagtcgttagccatgaaggcacctctaccccctcttttataatccttgctcttggcaaataaggaaattaaaataaaaaactttcttaattcttttgccatgaaaaggaaaatttatttaattaaaaataattttctcttctctcattacatggccggccacattaaatctataaacaaggagagttttaattaattaaaacttcttaatttgtctctggaaatttataaaaaatttctccaataattttcccttcatggtggattataaaaaggaaattttataaattaaaactttcttttaaatatgtggataaaaagaaagttatctctaaaaattaaaatctctttcaatctacaaataaggaaagatatcaaatcttttcttaatcttttgtagaaacttataaaatagaatatttaatttttaaactctcttttaaattatgaacatggttaaaaaggaaagttttcttaaaatttaaaatccaccttttaatctacaaataaggaaagatttcaaatcttttcttaaacttttgtagaaagctataaaaggaaaaatttaaatttcaaactctcttttaaaaccatgatatccacataagaaataattttaacaaaaatctttttttattttctagtggccgaccacctaagcttgggacccaagctttggtcggccacctataaTTGGCTCTGCCaatagctttggccggccctagcttgggctctaagctaacttgaccggccaccttaaggtggatagaaaggtgggtataggtgggtataaatctctatatacaagaggctacgatagggaccgagaggaggaattggttttggtctcccgatgaaattaagcttcccgtgttcgcccccaacacacaacttaacttcattaataataattcataccactaaagaattattattgaactaccacaccaatctcaaattacattttgggctccttcttattatgagtgtgttagtctccctatgtttaagatatcagatgtccattaattaaatgagttactgataacttacttaattaatatctagttccaagagtagtaccactcaaccttttcATCGtgacggactaagtccacctgtagggtttaacatgacaatccttatgagctcctcttggggacattatcaacctagatcactaggacacagtttccttctataatcaacaacacacactataagtgatatcatttcccaacttatcgggcttattgatttatcaaactaaatctcacccattgataaattaaagaaataaatatcaaatatatgtgcttgttattatattaggattaagagcacacgcttccataataactgaggtctttgttcatttataaagtcagtataaaaagaaatgaccttaaatggtcctactcaatacactctaagtgtactagtgtaattatatagttaagataaactaatacctagttacactacaaccttctaatggtttgttcctttccatcttggtcgtgagctactgtttataatttataaaaaactgataacacgatcttctgtgtgtgacaccacacactatattatctacaatataaattaattgaacatctacatttggtatatataaatgtagacacttgaccaatgtgattcttataaatgtttatacaaaagctaggcttttgtatacactccaacacctttGTATACTggggttcggtcaactgatcaagtcgttcgattgaccgatcatgGATGAGTCCGACCCTACATAACTGTTAgtttcctgtaaaatagagttaggcaAATAGagcaaataataataaacaattaAGTTGACCGCCTTCAGATTGTCCTATTTTGACTTTAGATTTCCTCCGAAAATCTTAGGTCGAattgacacctactgttccctcaacggagaacgcatcctcacctactctactcaggagaagttacctgttgccataccggtcctccagaccgactggacttttgctcagcgcccaaaGCTCCAAGACTTTTTGCTGGACGTCTGCTTCATGACCTGCCTAGACTACAACCTAGTCTGCgaccaccaggactttcacctagagtcctcgactctagggttttgcCCAAAGCAcccgactcgccaagactttctgcctagagttaccatcccctaagacctaagcttaccatcccttagggttttccacctgcttaaccacagttaggacttttcctcacttagggttactgccccctaggacctagggttaccaccccctagggttttccacttgcctagaatccattaggacttttgcctaagaacacttaggacttttcctgcaagctcaatcaaccttgttaaataataagataacttaactttggaacttttgacataatcaaaactcagattcaatcgtcggatgtttcccgcaccaacaagttcCACAGCTATAGTACTCTTCCAGAGTGGATTATAAACAGCTTCTCTATAGGATACAGACTTAGAAAAATAATGAACAGATGTaacaaataaagcaaaagaacGAGAATAATATGAGTAAACAAAAtttggtagtttagtagacttacgaacacgGGTGGATTAATGATGATGGAGAGAAAGATCATCCACAACCTCAGGAGATGATTGGGTAGTGGTAGAAGGAGGTGCATATGGAGTGGATATCTTGGGAATCAAAGTATCAGATTTAGTTGAGTTGCTAGTAGGAGCTATGAGTGAAGCTTCCTCAATGTTAGTATTGAAATGATTAATGTAAAGTAaatctgactttgtcatattatgcgaactagcagaaatagaaaagaatggaatatactcaagaaacacaacatgatgagagacatacaatttttgactaatAGAATCAAAGTAATgatatcctttttgactaacacTATAATCcaaaaagacacaaagagcagacCAAGATGCTAACTTATAACACTCGACATGCGGATGAAGGACAaagcaagtacaaccaaaaaTACTCACAGAGGAATAGACAAGATCATACCTATACAATTTTTTAAAAGCTGACAAGCCTGAATTATGTGAGGTTGGAATACTATTAATCACATGAGCAACGAtaaggattgcttccccccaAAAGGCACTAGGAATACCGgtagacaataaaaatgaacgggTTGTTTCAACAAGATACCTATATTTTTATTCAACCACACCATTTTGTTTAGGAGTATCTATATacgaggtttgatgaatagtgCCGTCAGAAGTATGTAAATGTGAAAAAGGATTTGAAGTGTATTCaatcccccccccctccctcaaATCACAACGAAAATACTTTAGGACACTAGAATATTTCGTTTTCATAAGAGCTCTAAAGTTGTTaaaaatggtaagataatcagaTTTATGTTtcataaatgaaacataatacctGGACCCtccttttgtaggaataggagagggttcccatacatcagaatggataaaaccaaatagagcagaagaaaaagaaagatttttagaaaatggCAAGGCAGAAAATTTAGCCaatttacaaccactacaatcagaaatattaaaatattttaaagttccTAATACTCTTATAGAAGCTGAAAACTATAAATGAGatgctgaaacatgacctaaataAGAGTgtcacaaataaaaatcagaagatgaacgacttaaatgaaaagatgataaatccacactcgaagTTACAACTTCCAGTACTTTAAGTTGATCTAAAATATAGAGTCCTTCACTACGACCTGTCCCAATTAGACTGTGAGATCgtgggtcctgaacataacaaatGGATGAGGAAAAAGAGGCTAGGTATCTAGACTCACATAATTGATTaacagaaataagatttaaattaagactcggaatataataaacattagtaagagataaaCAAGATATAATAATTGAAGCAACACTTACTAATGACATAGGAATACTATCAACAGTTACAATAAATATAGATAAACttggagaaaaagaaataaaagattataaattaGATGATTTATGACGGGAGGCACCAAAGTTTAAAATCCACAAGGATCATGATATGCCTAAAATAATAGATGAtaacaaacctatatgagaggaagctgacatgaCAGAGGGTAGTGAAGCAAGGAACTTGATGTGATGATAAAGAGGAGCCCACCTGGCATGGGTCAATTGCCACAATGTAGGTCAAAGTCAGGGCGGTCAATGTCAGGCCTTAAGCAAGGCTCGTCCGCATGACTCGAGCGAAAGGTGGCTATATCGGCCGATCGAATAAACCACTGTCCAGTCGACCGACCAGATGAACCAGTGTCTGGTTGGCCGGGTTGGTAGGAGAACGGGCCGAGTGGGCCACCCGTCTGGCTCGACGTATGACATTATACGTATTATTAATAATGAAAAGACTGAGATACTtaataaggggaagagaaaataaaagagagcatTTCATCTATCATTGAATGCAAAGTAGTCAAGACAAGAAAGTCTTCTGCGGATGATTAATACTAGTTCCATGAATGTAACAAGCCAAGACAAAGATACCTTCTGTtggtaattaatatcattaaacagggAAAGATGGAGGGTTACTAAGCaaggtataaaagagtatgtAAGTATGAAAAAGGAAAGATTCATCTCTGTCTCTATTATTTTCGATTTTTCTTCCTACCATtatttctaacttgagcgtcggagagccaacGTCATGGACTCCTTCCTGGCTTGATTTGTTTTGCAGAAAGGAGCGAGGTCTTCATCCAATCAGTAGAGTCGCCTCATCTCCGGCTTTCCAGCTTCACGCTTTCGGATAAGATCAAAACTATTGAAACTGCCCAAACATATACGAATTAGATTTACATGAAGTATTTGTACGACCAGACATGGTGACAGAATGAATAATGCTCAGAATAACTAAACTATACGAATACACATCTGTACGATATGAAAAATCTGGTGTCAGAATGACCCGTGGTCGCACGGAGAATCCAAGGCAAAAAAAGATGTCGGTGTAGAAATCGGCAGCATAGGGCGTTGGTGCCAAAATTGATAAAAAATGATGTTGGTGCCAAAATCGACAGTAGATGGTCGTAGTACCGAAATTGATAGCAAAGGACGTCAATGCTGAAATTGATTGATACTAAaatcgacaaaaaaaaaaaatggcagcATCAAAATCTAATAGAAAAAAATGTCGATGCCTAAACGTATACATGAGGCTCTTAATTTGAACTTATTTAATTCTTGGAGACTTGCATATTATTATATTGAAAGCTCATTTATTCATTgagagtttttatttatttacaagtTTAATTTGAGCTTTTTCATGAAAATGATTAATAAGTTTTGTCCGTGTTCGTAACAATTCCCAATTTATGTTCATTAAATGAGATTATTATAGTTCACCCTCAACCTCAACCTCCAATACCAACACATGGTAGAAAAAAATATAAGAGGCGGTGAATCGAAAGATACTCATAGTAAATAGCCTATTAATCCATTTGCAGATCAActtctattaaaaaaaatatatttattaattcatCGTAATTGAAACGTAATTCTTAATTaatacataaaaaaatttaaaaaaaaaatgccttCGCACGTCCGCCCCATAATATTGATGATAACAGTTGAGTTGTTCAGAATAAGTGCTGTCGCTGTCGTCCATAATGGAGTTACGAATAAAATAAgcatttaagaatttttttttttttaacgttATAAGTCCTGAATGGACtaataaatatttgaaaattttagtggatttattttatttttagaagttGGTATTTGAACAATCGACGCATTATATAGGGCCGGGGAAGTCAAATAGTTAAGAAACAACTCTGGTCTACTTTTCTTTCACTATATTTTGTATATTATTTGTTTGTCGACAGAAAGTGGTTTATTTTCAATCATTATCGAGCTGCAGGTTCTAGGAAGTTTCCTCTGACATCTAAGATGATTAATCATTCTATAAATAAGGGGGATCGGATTCTTTTTTAATTTCCTCTGATCCAGCAATTGCAACGGAATGGAGAAGGAGAAGGTGGGCGATTCTCACTCGTCTTCAGATCCCGTTTCGCCAACTAGTAACGAGATGATGAAGGAGGTGAAGAGTTCTTTCTCGTCTTTCGGaaataattaaatcttaaaattctCTCCGACTTAATTTCTGAAACCATGTAGCTAGCTAGAGATTCATGCATGATAAAACTACGTTTCATATATTTTTCTCGCAGCCTCCGCGGAGACTCGGCATAGGTACTCCAGAAATCTGTTTCGAAAAGATAAAAAGTGTCTTAGAAAAGCTTAAAGGTGTGATTGATTCCTTGCATAAAAGAGCAGTCTTTTTTCTGTTATTATCATGCAATGGGCATTTAATTAACACCTCTTTCTCTCTCTGATTGATTTCCAGGGGTATTATCTCTTTTATTTATTGGATTATCTCTCTTGTTTTCAACATCCTATCGGGCGATAATGGGAATGGTGATGATCATGAGTTACCTTCATACTCAGAAGTATACAATGGAGTTAGAAAATGAGAGGGGCGATGCCATCAACGATGCAATCAAGTCAATTACTGAACTTGATGCAATTAAGTCAATAATTGAtaatgatgatggatcatcaAACTTTAGGTAAaatgatttataaattttatttatgaatattatacatgaataatttagaatttttatttgtgaatattaaaaaattaaatatatgtgtatttaaatttatttatttaatttaataaaaattttatatttatttatttaaaatttttaaatttatatatatatatatatatatatatattaaattaacttaaataatttttttaataaattaaatattaaatttattcataaatatttgattcAACGGCAGGATCCCTGATATATTGATTCCCGAAGTCGTTGCTCGGCATACGGAAGTACTCTATCATGGTGAAAAAGAATCAGAGTTCGGAAATTACCACAATGGAAGAGATAGGACAGTAATGGCCATGGATTGCATTCAGAGTAAAACGTCACAAGTGCCGATGTTGCAAGAAATTGCGTCACGAGTGCCAGAAGTTGCTGATACGAAAATCACAATGGAGCATAGTAAAAATAgtcggtggtggtggtggtggtagtAATGGTGGagttagaaataaaataaatatttaaaattaatttttaacattaAAAGTTATGTATGAAGtttttttaattgtaatttttgGTGGAGTTATGGTCAGAGCCGCCCTGGATAGGTCCATCAagattaggggtgtaaatgaaatAAATCGAACTGAATATGTTGAAAAATTTAAGGTTCAAATTCagctcgaaataggtatatttgAGTTCGAGTTCTATTCGAAgttcgaaaaatttaaaattttgtgttcgagttcggttcgaattaggcTCGAGTTTGAGTTCCGTTTAAAAGATTCGAATGTGTTTGCGAACTATTCGAACTATTGCTCAAAAAACTACTCGAaagatttgaaatttatttatttaatatatatttaatttatattaataaaatattaaagctAGCGAGTAGTTCGTGAActatcgaacaatataatttgggttcaagttttgtttgaaaaaaagttcgaacatgttcgagttcagttcgaatacgaatcgaatatttttcgagccaGACTCCAAAAACTcacgtgtgtgtatatatatatatattcaaactcGGCAAAAGGGAGATTGTTCGCAATGGATTGCCATCGGCGGAGGCCGAAGCCATGCGTGACAAGCTCAGCCAGAGGCAACAGAGAGCACCGCTGGAGTCCTCGAGGAGGCGATCACCGCCCACATGGCCTTCTGCAGCAAGTCATCCAGCTCCAATCTGGCCAACAAGGTCACCGACTGCATGCGGCAAATGCTGAGGCAGAGTTTTTTGGCGATTTGTCCAACTCCGCATCGTCCGTCAAGTTCAGATTCAGAATGGCAAGGATCGGTGACTAGGTTTTCCATTCATTCGCAGTATCTCGTTTCTTCTCTCGCCCCCTTCGATGTACATATTGGCTCAATGAAATTGCTCTTTTTGAGGATAACATTCAAACGCCCAACTTTGTTGAAGATTGTGATTCTATTCTGGTTGAAATCGATAGGATCAATGATCAATAATGAATGGCTAGAATTCAAGATTCATTTTCAATCCTTTTCTTCTTGATTTCGTTGAAGATTTGTTGGAATTAAGAGGATCAATGATTGTCTAGGGTTAGAACTTCAGATTTCTTGATCGGtgattgattttgatttaattcaTTGGACTTTCAAAGAACTTTTACTATCATTAGCAACAATTATAGCTTTCATTCTTAGATATCTCGATTTGCTCCACTTTAGACTTTCCTTGAATTTTCTCATCCCCAATGCCTCAGCAACTCTGCCCCCTTCCACTTGATCATCTGATGTTCCCTTGAGCAGAACAGACACACAAATCTAGCTTACGTTCCACTCAATTGAGTGAACTACCCAATCtagtgaagaaaaaaaataacaaggATTGAAAAGAGAAAAGAATTTTTGCTCACCTCACCACCAAACAAAGGAAACAATTAATTTTTCTTACGAAATTCCACACATATAAGTTATTTCCACAATAGAAATGGCCACCCTAAAAGTAGAATCTAGttcatttggatttggatttggttacTAGTTTTTGTATTTGTAGTGGCCCTTAAACACTTTATGAAAATGTGGGTCAGGTTAACCTAAAAAAGCATCAAGTGTCATCTATTTGTAACATGATTGTATTTGACTTTTGTAGTTCTGGACCactgtaaaaaaaacaaaaaacaatggAGTCCAATAAAAGTAATCGGTATTGTTGCTGGTATGTTTGTGTATCAAAGTCagcattgtttttttttcttatgtatTTGTATGTTTGCGTGTCAAAGTCACAATTATAATAATGGTGCGAGTTCATTTGTGATTGAGATAAAAAGTAATTGTTTTCTACATTGTTTCTCTCAAATAAAAATGTTATTTTTAGTCTAATGGGCAATACTTCAATTCAAGATTGCTCTAGTACAAAAGAAAAGGATTGCTTTGTCACGTATTAGAAAGATTCTGATGTAATTAAATTGGGTTTGATGGCAAATGATGATTTAACTTAGTTTGGGCTGTAGCCGTGTTAAAGAAAAAACAAATGCCACATCACATTGGGCTCGGCCTGGTCTACGTGTAAAGCTACACCGTAGTGACTCAGTATGATGTGGCCTACATATTGGTCTTGCATGAATTGTGTGCCAGATTAGGccataatagaaatagaaaagtatTTAGGGTTGTAAAAGAGTTAAGTTGAACTAAACTCGTAtgttgttcaaatttatttgataatataaCTGAGCAGCCGGttgttcaaatttaattttatttcttttttttttaattttaaactttgattATCTAGATGTTACCATGTtttcaatttgaatttatttgatttttaaaacttttacattCTTATTTTTTTAAGTATAACACCCtaaatttttaagtataaaaaatatACGAGATGTAGGAATAAAGAGTAAAAGAGAGGCGAATGGAAGGTAACAATATGATCGTTTCTCCTCAAGGTAAATATATACATTTCGCTCTCTCGATATGAAATTGATAGGTTTTTGTAaaaacctaagccgcatgaattctagacaatcaaaataagaattcAAATAGGAAAAAAAGAACATATGAGTATGAATCTTCGTTTTATcgagaacatgacataagaaagtaaatacTATAATTACAAAGAACTTGAATGCAATGGAATTGTCATTGTTCTTCGTGTAGAGTTCGTCGATCCAACAATCCTgcggaagaaagagaagaaggttGATCTTCCTGAAGAGTTAGAGTTGACGGCGTCGAATCCTCTTCGTCAATAGGGAACGAAAAGACGTCTCAAAAATGCCCTAATTAACTCATTTATAATGTGCATTGCTACATTTCACTACCTtctatcttttaaaaaaaatttagaaaaactcATAACACAATCATTACCCAAAACAGAACCAAAGTCTGAACCTCGAACAAAATTAGAACTTAAGAAAAAATCAGTACCTAGAATAGAACCAAAACTTAGAATAGAACTAGATCCCAAAATCAAAACCCATAAACTAGAACctagaaaaaaaaatccataacCCATAAtcaaaacctaaaactaaaaccATAAGCCAAAATcagaaatcaaaacttaaaacaaATAAACTAGACCAAATAGATAGACATACATACTAGATAGGTAAACTAAACAAATAGACAAATCAAATAAGACAAATAGAAACCACATTAAAAAAAGGAAGATATatcactaaaaaattaattttttacaatgaATTTTGCTacgaatttgtaaaaaaaatccgTCACAAAATTGAGAAATGCAGATCTACAACAAATTTTTTTCCATCCCAAAGTTAGCGACTAATCCAATTTTCGTCGCATATTTTCCAACGGAAATAGATTTTGTCGCTAAAAATCGACGACGAATTTAAGAATTCGTCGCATAAATCTACAACAAATTCTATATTCGTCATAGATTTTGCGATCAATTTTCATATTTGTTGCAAATTATGTaatgaatttttagattttttttcaaaatatttatttcgGAAAATCATGAATTTGCGACAAATCAGTAGATTCATCTTAAATCCACGATGAATATACAATTCATCGCAGAATCTATTACAAATATATGATTCATTACAGATTCTGCGATGAATATAAGATTCAttgcagttttttttttaatgatacgTTATGATAGTTTAGCAACAAAAATTTTTCGTTGCTAAATTCATCACAAaacacaaaaaaatatccaaaaataacTATTTCTACATTGCATCTTGTTAATACAAACAATAT includes these proteins:
- the LOC122009309 gene encoding uncharacterized protein LOC122009309, which gives rise to MEKEKVGDSHSSSDPVSPTSNEMMKEPPRRLGIGTPEICFEKIKSVLEKLKGVLSLLFIGLSLLFSTSYRAIMGMVMIMSYLHTQKYTMELENERGDAINDAIKSITELDAIKSIIDNDDGSSNFRIPDILIPEVVARHTEVLYHGEKESEFGNYHNGRDRTVMAMDCIQSKTSQVPMLQEIASRVPEVADTKITMEHSKNSRWWWWW